In the Burkholderia contaminans genome, ACTTGGCGTTGTTGTCGCCGCTACCCTTCGTGTAGATGTAGCCGACGCCCAGCAGCAGCGGTGCCGATGCCTGGTACGTGACGAAGCCGCGGCCCGTGTTGTACTTCTGGTTCGTACCGAACGCCGAAGCGCCGTCAGCCTTGTACTGGGCGTTGCTGTAGCCGGCACCGACCGTCACCGGGCCGAATGCGTACTGGGCTGCCACTTGCGCGATGCCGATCGACGTCGACGACACGAACGCGTTGTTGATGAAGGTCGTGCCCGAGTCGCCGTCGAAGATTGCGTCGGACGTACCGGTCCACGTACCGCGCTTGCCGGCCGTGAGTGCTGCCGCGTTGTTCGCGTGGAAGTAACCCGCAGCCACGCCGAGCGGGCCGTTGTTGTAGGCTGCCGCTGCCGCCCACGTCTGACCCTTGCCGGTCGAGCCGGCGACACCGCCGAGTGCGTACAGCGCTTCGACTTGCAGGCCTGCCCAGACCGGCGACGTGTACTTGATCGCGTTGCTGACGCGCAGGCTGTTGTCGTTGTTGTCGACGTCGCCCGGCGTGGCGAACACGCTGCCGAAGTAGTTGTCAGCCGTGACTGCCTGGACCAGGTCGACGAGCGGGTCGTACTGGCGACCCAGCGTCAGCGTACCGTACTGGTCGCTTTGCAGGCCGACGAATGCTTGACGGCCGAACATGCGGCCACCCTGGCCCAGCGTGCCCGATGCCGAGTTGAAGCCGTTTTCCAACTGGAAGATCGCCTTCAGGCCGCCACCGAGGTCTTCGGAACCCTTCAGGCCGAAGCGGCTGCCTTGCAGGTTGCCGCTACCCATCGACCACGAATTGTTACCTTGACCGGCGTTACCGTGAACGTACGTGATCGACGTGTCGATCACGCCGTAGAGCGTCACGCTCGACTGCGCTTGAGCAGCACCAGCGGCGCCCAGCAGGGCGAGCGAGAGGGTCGAGAGAGCAAGTTTCTTCATCGTTGAGTTTCTCCACGCAAGTGATTCATCGTTATTTGTTGCGGATTGGAGAATAGCTCAGTGCCATACACGCAAGAAAGCTTAAAAAATAAAGTGTCTCGAAAAGGTAACAGCGCGAAAAAGTCCATATATATCAAGC is a window encoding:
- a CDS encoding porin is translated as MKKLALSTLSLALLGAAGAAQAQSSVTLYGVIDTSITYVHGNAGQGNNSWSMGSGNLQGSRFGLKGSEDLGGGLKAIFQLENGFNSASGTLGQGGRMFGRQAFVGLQSDQYGTLTLGRQYDPLVDLVQAVTADNYFGSVFATPGDVDNNDNSLRVSNAIKYTSPVWAGLQVEALYALGGVAGSTGKGQTWAAAAAYNNGPLGVAAGYFHANNAAALTAGKRGTWTGTSDAIFDGDSGTTFINNAFVSSTSIGIAQVAAQYAFGPVTVGAGYSNAQYKADGASAFGTNQKYNTGRGFVTYQASAPLLLGVGYIYTKGSGDNNAKYHQVSLGADYSLSKRTDVYLVGAYQHASGKNADGTDAQASVGSYGIAGKSSQEIVALGLRHKF